A region of Thermus oshimai DSM 12092 DNA encodes the following proteins:
- the pyrE gene encoding orotate phosphoribosyltransferase, whose protein sequence is MDVLGLYRKTGALLEGHFLLRSGLHSPLFLQSAALLQHPLYAEAVGEALGRLFEEEGVDFVVGPALGGVVLSFVVARALGARALFAEKTPSGEMTLRKGLTVNPGDRFLAVEDVVTTGESVRKAIRAAEERGGVLVGVGTIVDRSGGKVAFGVPFKALARLEVPQYPPEACPLCRAGLPLEEV, encoded by the coding sequence ATGGACGTCCTTGGGCTTTACCGCAAGACGGGGGCCCTGCTGGAGGGCCACTTCCTCCTGCGCTCGGGCCTCCACTCCCCCCTTTTCCTCCAGTCCGCGGCCCTCCTCCAGCACCCCCTCTACGCGGAGGCGGTGGGGGAGGCCTTGGGCCGGCTCTTTGAGGAGGAGGGGGTGGACTTCGTGGTGGGGCCCGCCCTGGGGGGCGTGGTCCTCTCCTTCGTGGTGGCGAGGGCCCTGGGGGCCCGGGCCCTTTTTGCGGAGAAGACCCCCTCTGGGGAGATGACCCTGCGGAAGGGGCTCACCGTAAACCCCGGGGACCGCTTCCTGGCGGTGGAGGACGTGGTGACCACGGGGGAAAGCGTCCGGAAGGCCATCCGGGCGGCGGAGGAGCGGGGCGGGGTCCTGGTGGGCGTGGGGACCATCGTGGACCGGAGCGGGGGGAAGGTGGCCTTTGGCGTGCCCTTTAAAGCCCTGGCCCGCCTCGAGGTCCCCCAGTACCCCCCCGAGGCCTGCCCCTTGTGCCGGGCGGGCCTGCCCCTGGAAGAGGTATGA
- a CDS encoding NAD(P)H-dependent glycerol-3-phosphate dehydrogenase: protein MKVAILGAGAWGTALGVVLASKGIPVALWARRKEQAEALRQARENREHLPGVPLPAYLYPTPDPEEALAGAEFAVLAIPTKGLEEALKTLPKAPWYLSTAKGFFFREGRLFTPAELVEAITEREAAVLSGPNHAEEVARFLPTASVAAGPRAERVQALFSGPTFRVYTSRDRRGVELGGGMKNVLALAAGMVDGLGLGDNAKAALLTRGLREMVRFGVAMGGEEATFYGLSGLGDLLATAYSRHSRNRGAGEALVRGTPLEALEVRGVVEGLYAVRALMAWAKAEGAELPIAEAVHRVVYEGLDPMKALLALMGREPKPEL, encoded by the coding sequence ATGAAGGTGGCCATCCTAGGCGCGGGGGCCTGGGGCACGGCCCTGGGCGTGGTCCTGGCCTCCAAGGGGATTCCCGTGGCCCTTTGGGCCCGGAGGAAGGAGCAGGCCGAGGCCCTAAGGCAGGCGCGGGAGAACCGGGAACACCTCCCGGGGGTGCCCCTCCCCGCCTACCTCTACCCCACCCCCGACCCCGAGGAGGCCCTGGCGGGGGCGGAGTTCGCCGTCCTGGCCATCCCCACCAAGGGCCTGGAGGAGGCGCTCAAGACCCTTCCCAAGGCCCCCTGGTACCTCTCCACCGCCAAGGGGTTTTTCTTCCGGGAAGGGCGGCTTTTCACCCCGGCGGAGCTGGTGGAGGCCATAACGGAGCGGGAGGCGGCCGTCCTCTCCGGCCCCAACCACGCGGAGGAGGTGGCCCGCTTCCTGCCCACGGCCAGCGTGGCCGCGGGGCCTAGGGCGGAGCGGGTGCAGGCCCTCTTCTCGGGGCCCACTTTCCGGGTCTACACCAGCCGGGACCGGCGGGGGGTGGAGCTGGGGGGCGGGATGAAGAACGTCCTGGCCCTGGCCGCGGGGATGGTGGATGGGTTGGGCCTGGGGGACAACGCCAAGGCCGCCCTCCTCACCCGGGGTCTTAGGGAGATGGTGCGCTTCGGGGTGGCCATGGGGGGGGAGGAGGCCACCTTTTACGGGCTTTCGGGCCTGGGGGACCTCCTGGCCACCGCCTACAGCCGCCACTCCCGCAACCGCGGGGCGGGGGAGGCCCTGGTGCGGGGGACCCCCTTGGAGGCCCTGGAGGTCCGGGGGGTGGTGGAGGGGCTTTACGCGGTGCGGGCCCTCATGGCCTGGGCCAAGGCGGAAGGGGCGGAGCTCCCCATCGCCGAGGCGGTCCACCGGGTGGTCTACGAGGGGCTGGACCCCATGAAGGCCCTTCTCGCCCTCATGGGGCGGGAGCCCAAGCCGGAGCTATAG
- a CDS encoding metal-sensitive transcriptional regulator, translating into MTRTTDLGNETVENILKRLRRIEGQVRGLQKMVAEGRPCDEVLTQMTATKKAMEAAATLILHEFLNVCAAEVSEGKVDPRKPEEIANMLKKFV; encoded by the coding sequence ATGACCCGGACCACCGATCTCGGGAACGAAACCGTGGAGAACATCCTCAAGCGGCTACGGCGCATCGAGGGCCAGGTGCGGGGCCTGCAGAAGATGGTGGCGGAGGGCCGTCCTTGCGACGAGGTCCTGACCCAGATGACCGCCACCAAGAAGGCCATGGAGGCCGCGGCCACCCTCATCCTGCACGAGTTCTTAAACGTCTGCGCCGCGGAGGTCTCCGAGGGGAAGGTGGACCCCAGGAAGCCGGAAGAGATCGCCAACATGCTGAAGAAGTTCGTCTAG
- a CDS encoding 2-oxoacid:ferredoxin oxidoreductase subunit beta: MVELKLADYKAEKQPDWCPGCGDYGILSALQMALFELKKDPTKTAVFSGIGCSAKTPHYLNLYGVHTLHGRVLPVAQGAKLANPHLTVVAVGGDGDGLGIGAGHFVAAGRRNVDLLYILYDNEVYGLTKGQAGPTLGLGEKTKSLPKPNPQGRINPLLLAFASGYTFIARGYAYDVKGLKELIKAGIEHKGLAFLHVLQPCPTYNDLHTKEWFAPRLYRLEEEGYDPFVPEGLPPEVLEEKMTRFQEKALEWGERIPVGLFWKAELPTFEERLQAFLPRYPGVYPAQGPTEPLDLEGLLGEFAL, translated from the coding sequence ATGGTGGAGCTCAAGCTTGCGGACTACAAGGCGGAAAAGCAACCCGACTGGTGCCCGGGCTGCGGGGACTACGGCATCCTCTCTGCCCTGCAGATGGCCCTCTTTGAGCTGAAGAAGGACCCCACGAAGACCGCGGTCTTCTCCGGCATCGGCTGCTCGGCCAAGACCCCCCATTACCTGAACCTCTACGGGGTCCACACCCTCCACGGCCGCGTCCTCCCCGTGGCCCAAGGGGCGAAACTCGCCAACCCCCACCTCACGGTGGTGGCCGTGGGGGGGGATGGGGACGGGCTCGGCATCGGGGCCGGGCACTTCGTGGCCGCGGGCAGGCGGAACGTGGACCTCCTCTACATCCTCTACGACAACGAGGTCTACGGCCTCACCAAGGGGCAGGCGGGGCCCACCTTGGGCCTGGGGGAGAAGACCAAAAGCCTCCCCAAGCCCAACCCCCAGGGCCGCATCAACCCCCTCCTCCTGGCCTTCGCCTCGGGGTACACCTTCATCGCCCGGGGGTACGCCTACGACGTGAAGGGGCTCAAAGAGCTCATCAAGGCGGGGATAGAGCATAAGGGCCTGGCCTTCCTCCACGTCCTCCAGCCCTGCCCCACCTACAACGACCTCCACACCAAGGAGTGGTTCGCCCCCAGGCTCTACCGGCTGGAGGAGGAGGGGTACGATCCCTTCGTCCCCGAGGGCCTGCCCCCGGAGGTCCTGGAGGAAAAGATGACCCGCTTCCAAGAAAAGGCCCTGGAGTGGGGGGAGAGGATCCCCGTGGGCCTCTTCTGGAAGGCGGAGCTCCCCACCTTTGAGGAAAGGCTCCAGGCCTTCCTCCCCCGCTACCCCGGGGTCTACCCCGCGCAGGGGCCCACGGAGCCTTTGGACCTCGAGGGCCTCCTAGGGGAGTTCGCCCTATAG
- a CDS encoding 2-oxoacid:acceptor oxidoreductase subunit alpha, whose protein sequence is MDDFTWRVGGPQGGGIETAATLFARAVGKGGWWVATRREYHSNIMGRHSYLDVRLGRKPVQAFREGVDMLVALDGETLVRHLGEVRAGGVLLYDPRVLELSLHKLPMLDHRLAEAVEERLGKRDPSLKEILSAHVEAGVQPLPYPYEEVAERIGSALGVPSLQARRTLNTIAVAASLHLLDYPLEPLLEALALQFRGKVLELNRAVAEAVYREEVPKLPFRLHLNGYEPGRVYLTGAQAAALGKLAGGLRFQTYYPISPATDESTYLEAHTAFKGADVAVVQTEDEIAAVTMAIGAALTGARAATATSGPGFSLMAEGMGFAGMIEAPLVVTLYQRGGPSTGLPTRTEQGDLHFALRGGHGEYPRLVLASGDILDAFLDAQKALAWAWRYQTVVVHLLDKFLASSAQSLPKEALRVLRLDGEKRLPPQEGFGPYARYAHEGDGISPFIPLGTPGGFYWMTSDEHDLEGHITEDPVLREYQMEKRMQKLKTALEEIPEEDQYTLFRDGEVLVLGWGSVKGTVLEALEELPGVGYLHLRLLWPFPRIAHLLEGRRLVTLEHNYSGQLADLVQGETLKKVHHRVVKYNGRPIALEEAVAALKAILKGDAPERVVLRKGV, encoded by the coding sequence ATGGATGACTTCACCTGGCGGGTGGGAGGGCCCCAAGGGGGCGGCATAGAGACCGCGGCCACCCTCTTCGCCCGGGCGGTGGGCAAGGGGGGGTGGTGGGTGGCCACCAGGCGGGAGTACCACTCCAACATCATGGGGCGGCACTCCTACCTGGACGTGAGACTGGGGCGAAAACCGGTCCAGGCCTTCCGGGAAGGGGTGGACATGCTGGTGGCCCTGGACGGGGAAACCCTGGTGCGCCACCTGGGGGAGGTGCGGGCCGGGGGGGTGCTCCTCTACGACCCCCGGGTGCTGGAGCTAAGCCTGCACAAGCTCCCCATGCTGGACCACCGCCTGGCGGAGGCGGTGGAGGAGCGGCTTGGGAAGAGGGACCCAAGCCTCAAGGAGATCCTTTCGGCCCACGTGGAAGCGGGGGTCCAGCCCCTCCCCTACCCCTACGAGGAGGTGGCGGAACGGATCGGGAGCGCCCTCGGGGTGCCCTCCCTCCAGGCCCGGCGCACCCTGAACACCATCGCCGTGGCCGCAAGCCTCCACCTCCTGGACTACCCCTTGGAGCCCTTGCTGGAGGCGCTGGCCCTGCAGTTCAGGGGGAAGGTGCTGGAGCTCAACCGGGCGGTGGCCGAGGCGGTGTACCGGGAGGAGGTGCCCAAGCTCCCCTTCCGCCTCCACCTAAACGGCTACGAGCCCGGCCGGGTCTACCTCACCGGGGCCCAGGCGGCGGCCTTGGGGAAGCTCGCCGGGGGGCTTCGCTTCCAGACCTACTACCCCATCAGCCCGGCCACGGACGAGTCCACCTACCTCGAGGCCCACACCGCCTTCAAGGGGGCGGACGTGGCCGTGGTCCAGACGGAGGACGAGATCGCCGCGGTGACCATGGCCATCGGGGCGGCCCTCACGGGGGCCAGGGCGGCCACCGCCACCAGCGGCCCCGGCTTCAGCCTCATGGCCGAGGGGATGGGCTTCGCGGGGATGATCGAGGCCCCCCTGGTGGTGACCCTCTACCAGCGGGGCGGGCCCTCCACGGGCCTGCCCACCCGCACGGAGCAGGGGGACCTCCACTTCGCCCTACGGGGCGGGCACGGGGAGTACCCCCGCCTGGTCCTGGCCTCGGGGGACATCCTGGACGCCTTCCTGGACGCCCAGAAGGCCCTGGCCTGGGCCTGGCGCTACCAGACGGTGGTGGTCCACCTCCTGGACAAGTTCCTGGCTTCCAGCGCCCAGAGCCTCCCCAAGGAGGCCCTGAGGGTCCTCCGGCTGGATGGGGAGAAACGCCTGCCGCCCCAAGAGGGGTTCGGGCCCTACGCCCGCTACGCCCACGAAGGGGACGGGATCTCCCCCTTCATCCCCCTGGGCACCCCCGGGGGCTTCTACTGGATGACCTCGGACGAGCACGACCTCGAGGGCCACATCACCGAAGACCCCGTCCTCCGGGAGTACCAGATGGAAAAGCGCATGCAAAAGCTAAAGACCGCCCTGGAGGAGATCCCCGAAGAGGACCAGTACACCCTTTTCCGGGACGGGGAGGTCCTGGTCCTGGGGTGGGGCTCGGTGAAGGGGACGGTCCTGGAGGCCCTGGAGGAGCTTCCCGGGGTGGGCTACCTCCACCTCAGGCTCCTCTGGCCCTTCCCCCGGATCGCCCACCTCCTGGAGGGCAGAAGGCTCGTCACCCTGGAGCACAACTACTCCGGCCAGCTGGCCGACCTGGTGCAGGGGGAAACCCTGAAAAAGGTCCACCACCGGGTGGTGAAGTACAACGGCCGCCCCATCGCCCTGGAGGAGGCGGTGGCGGCCCTCAAGGCCATCCTGAAGGGGGATGCCCCCGAGCGGGTCGTCCTCAGGAAAGGGGTTTAG
- a CDS encoding S8 family peptidase — protein MRKWAIFLGLFLLAACQNAVKTPETLRPLAGEGGTYIALLKPGAAAEALARDHGLAVAAEDRLEALGMVVLRNLPPGLAQRLAQDPRVQSLTPDRPVQAYAQTVPWGVERIGAPTTQAKGGNVSVYVLDTGIKVGHEDLTNLKGGYAVVKCRGRCKAAYDDDNGHGTHVAGTIAAVNNAVGVLGVAPAAELYAVKVLSGSGSGSISGIVQGLNWVIAHNNGGKPKVVNMSLGGAGTDDQDGQYCPSVRSRDALHNAIQKAVCDHAITVVVAAGNEGDDAANHTPAAYDEAITVSATNSRDDWPSWSNYGPDVDLAAPGVGILSTWHTSTTAYNTISGTSMATPHVAGAAALVLSRYPGHTPAQVKAALLQNAESTAGWTNTSGHPHPEPFLNVRGF, from the coding sequence ATGCGCAAATGGGCGATCTTTTTGGGGCTTTTCCTCCTGGCGGCCTGCCAGAACGCCGTAAAGACCCCCGAGACCCTTAGGCCCCTGGCCGGCGAGGGGGGCACCTACATCGCCCTCCTCAAGCCCGGGGCGGCGGCGGAGGCCCTGGCCCGGGACCATGGGCTCGCGGTGGCCGCGGAGGACCGGCTGGAGGCCTTGGGCATGGTGGTCCTGAGAAACCTCCCCCCGGGCCTGGCCCAGCGCCTGGCCCAGGACCCCCGCGTGCAAAGCCTCACCCCCGACCGGCCCGTCCAGGCCTACGCCCAGACCGTCCCCTGGGGGGTGGAGCGCATCGGGGCCCCCACCACCCAGGCCAAGGGGGGGAACGTGTCCGTCTACGTGCTGGACACGGGGATCAAGGTGGGCCACGAGGACCTGACCAACCTCAAAGGGGGCTACGCGGTGGTGAAGTGCCGGGGGCGGTGCAAGGCGGCCTACGACGACGACAACGGCCACGGCACCCACGTGGCGGGCACCATCGCCGCGGTGAACAACGCGGTGGGGGTCTTGGGGGTGGCCCCCGCGGCGGAGCTTTACGCGGTGAAGGTGCTCTCAGGCTCGGGCTCGGGGAGCATCAGCGGCATCGTCCAGGGCCTCAACTGGGTCATCGCCCACAACAACGGGGGCAAACCCAAGGTGGTGAACATGAGCCTGGGGGGTGCGGGGACCGACGACCAAGACGGCCAGTACTGCCCCAGCGTCCGCTCCCGGGATGCCCTCCACAACGCCATCCAGAAGGCGGTGTGCGACCACGCCATCACCGTGGTGGTGGCCGCGGGGAACGAGGGGGACGACGCGGCCAACCACACCCCCGCGGCCTACGACGAGGCCATCACCGTGAGCGCCACCAACAGCCGAGACGACTGGCCCTCCTGGTCCAACTACGGCCCCGACGTGGACCTGGCGGCCCCCGGGGTGGGCATCCTCTCCACCTGGCACACCTCCACCACGGCCTACAACACCATCAGCGGCACCTCCATGGCCACGCCCCACGTGGCCGGGGCCGCGGCCCTGGTCCTCTCCCGCTACCCGGGCCACACCCCGGCCCAGGTGAAGGCCGCCCTCTTGCAAAACGCCGAGAGCACCGCGGGCTGGACCAACACCTCGGGCCACCCCCACCCGGAGCCCTTCCTGAACGTGAGGGGCTTCTAA
- the dnaX gene encoding DNA polymerase III subunit gamma/tau has product MSALYRSFRPLTFEEVVGQEHVKEPLKRAIREGRLAQAYLFSGPRGVGKTTTARLLAMAVGCTGGGERPCGVCSHCRAVAQGSHPDVLEMDAASNNSVEDVRELRERIHLAPLSAPRKVFILDEAHMLSKSAFNALLKTLEEPPPHVLFVFATTEPERMPPTILSRTQHFRFRRLKEEEIVAKLRRILKEVGREAEEEALRLVARLADGAMRDAESLLDRLLLLEEITLARVEEALGLPPKEGLEGLAEALFQGDTGRALALARALYAQGFAPRSLVGGLLEVLRGHLYAKVEGGKGPSEVALIAAMKALDEGLERLSRRSDALGLEVVLLEAGFPFRTEGTPAPPPPKAEARPLEPPKDPAPPAQEAPPVRAFLDALKPTLRAFVREAEIALEGDTLYLRFPEAKAFHHQKALEHRAALLPVAAQVFGVRALEIQKGEGAEKKSPLTAPESTKKASPPRGLREELPPSQSPPPPPREEAKDPLPEAPEDPETLLRHLARRLGGRLLWVRKPRAEEAEEPLSEDEIGGNGI; this is encoded by the coding sequence GTGAGCGCCCTCTACCGCTCCTTCCGCCCCCTCACCTTTGAGGAGGTGGTGGGCCAGGAGCACGTGAAGGAGCCCCTGAAGCGGGCCATCCGCGAGGGACGGCTGGCCCAGGCCTACCTCTTCTCCGGGCCCCGGGGGGTGGGGAAGACCACCACCGCCAGGCTCCTGGCCATGGCCGTGGGGTGCACGGGAGGGGGGGAGCGCCCCTGCGGGGTCTGTTCCCACTGCCGGGCCGTGGCCCAGGGGAGCCACCCCGACGTCCTGGAGATGGACGCGGCCAGCAACAACTCCGTGGAGGACGTGCGGGAGCTGAGGGAGAGGATCCACCTGGCCCCCCTTTCCGCCCCCAGGAAGGTCTTCATCCTGGACGAGGCCCACATGCTCTCCAAAAGCGCCTTCAACGCCCTCCTGAAAACCCTCGAGGAGCCCCCGCCCCACGTCCTCTTCGTCTTCGCCACCACCGAGCCCGAACGCATGCCCCCCACCATCCTCTCCCGCACCCAGCACTTCCGCTTCCGCCGCCTGAAGGAGGAGGAGATCGTGGCCAAACTGCGGCGGATCCTAAAGGAGGTGGGCCGGGAGGCGGAGGAGGAGGCCTTGAGGCTCGTGGCCCGGCTGGCGGACGGGGCCATGCGGGACGCGGAAAGCCTCCTAGACCGCCTCCTCCTCCTGGAGGAGATCACCTTGGCCCGGGTGGAGGAGGCCTTAGGCCTTCCCCCCAAGGAGGGGCTGGAGGGCCTGGCGGAGGCCCTCTTCCAGGGGGATACGGGAAGGGCCCTGGCCCTGGCCCGCGCCCTCTACGCCCAGGGCTTCGCCCCGAGGAGCCTGGTGGGGGGGCTTCTGGAGGTGCTGCGGGGGCACCTTTACGCCAAGGTGGAAGGGGGTAAAGGCCCCTCCGAGGTGGCCCTCATCGCGGCCATGAAGGCCCTGGACGAGGGGCTAGAAAGGCTTTCCCGCCGCTCGGACGCCTTGGGCCTCGAGGTGGTCCTCCTGGAGGCGGGCTTCCCCTTCCGCACCGAAGGAACCCCCGCTCCCCCACCCCCCAAGGCGGAGGCCAGGCCCCTTGAACCCCCCAAGGACCCCGCTCCCCCAGCCCAGGAGGCCCCGCCGGTGCGGGCCTTCCTGGACGCCCTAAAGCCCACCCTCCGGGCCTTCGTGCGGGAGGCGGAGATCGCCCTGGAGGGGGACACCCTCTACCTCCGCTTCCCCGAGGCCAAGGCCTTCCACCACCAAAAAGCCCTGGAGCACCGGGCGGCCCTCCTCCCCGTGGCCGCCCAGGTCTTCGGGGTGCGGGCCTTGGAGATCCAGAAAGGGGAAGGGGCGGAAAAAAAAAGCCCCCTGACCGCCCCTGAATCCACCAAAAAGGCAAGCCCGCCGCGGGGCCTGAGGGAAGAGCTCCCCCCAAGCCAAAGCCCCCCTCCCCCGCCCAGGGAGGAGGCCAAGGACCCCCTTCCCGAAGCCCCGGAAGACCCCGAAACCCTCCTACGGCACCTGGCCCGCCGCCTGGGGGGGAGGCTCCTTTGGGTGCGGAAGCCCAGGGCGGAGGAGGCCGAGGAACCCTTAAGCGAGGACGAGATAGGGGGTAATGGTATATAA
- the pyk gene encoding pyruvate kinase has protein sequence MGPFKRTKIVATLGPATSTEEAIRALAEAGADVFRLNFSHGTPEDHRARAALVREVARALGRPLALLQDLQGPKIRVGRFRGGRVELKPGQRFLLTAEPREGDEEGVSVSYKGLPEDVRPGQVLLLDDGRIRLRVEAVQGPEIHTQVEVGGVLSDHKGINIPGSDLSIPALSEKDIQDLALGAEIGVDWVAVSFVRTRDDLLLARHYLARYGSPAKLMAKVEKPSAVARFEEILEEADGIMVARGDLGVEMPLEEVPIVQKRLILRAIAAGKPVITATQMLESMVANPSPTRAEASDVANAIFDGTDAVMLSAETATGAYPVEAVAMMARIARAVEASPEFLQKLNVLRPHPTPTTQDAIAQAADDVVEAVGARAIVVFTATGSSARRIARTRPQVPILALTPNPEVVHQLALVWGVCPRLAPDPKDTDDMVRIALRAVKEEGLAQIGDRVVIAAGVPFGVRGTTNLLRVERVG, from the coding sequence ATGGGGCCTTTTAAGCGCACCAAGATCGTGGCCACCCTGGGCCCGGCCACCTCCACGGAGGAGGCCATCCGGGCCCTGGCCGAGGCGGGGGCCGACGTGTTCCGCCTGAACTTCAGCCACGGCACCCCCGAGGACCACCGGGCCCGGGCCGCCTTGGTGCGGGAGGTGGCCAGGGCCCTGGGCCGGCCCCTGGCCCTCCTTCAGGACCTCCAGGGGCCCAAGATCCGGGTGGGGCGCTTCAGGGGAGGGCGGGTGGAGCTTAAGCCGGGGCAGCGCTTCCTCCTCACCGCCGAGCCCCGGGAGGGGGACGAGGAGGGGGTTTCCGTGAGCTACAAGGGCCTCCCCGAGGACGTGCGCCCGGGGCAGGTCCTCCTCCTAGACGACGGCCGGATTCGCCTGAGGGTGGAAGCGGTTCAAGGGCCGGAGATCCACACCCAGGTGGAGGTGGGGGGGGTCCTCTCCGACCACAAGGGCATCAACATCCCCGGCTCCGACCTCTCCATCCCCGCCCTTTCGGAAAAGGACATCCAGGACCTGGCCCTGGGGGCGGAGATCGGGGTGGACTGGGTGGCGGTCTCCTTCGTGCGCACCCGGGACGACCTCCTCCTGGCCCGCCACTACCTGGCCCGCTACGGCTCCCCCGCCAAGCTCATGGCCAAGGTTGAGAAGCCCTCCGCCGTGGCCCGCTTTGAGGAGATCCTGGAGGAGGCCGACGGGATCATGGTGGCCCGGGGGGACCTGGGGGTGGAGATGCCCCTGGAGGAGGTCCCCATCGTGCAAAAGCGCCTCATCCTGCGGGCCATCGCCGCGGGGAAGCCGGTGATCACCGCCACCCAGATGCTGGAGTCCATGGTGGCGAACCCCAGCCCCACCCGGGCCGAGGCCTCGGACGTGGCCAACGCCATCTTTGACGGCACGGACGCGGTGATGCTCTCCGCGGAAACCGCCACGGGGGCCTACCCGGTGGAGGCGGTGGCCATGATGGCCCGCATCGCCCGGGCGGTGGAGGCTTCCCCGGAGTTCCTCCAGAAGCTCAACGTCCTAAGGCCCCACCCCACCCCCACCACCCAGGACGCCATCGCCCAGGCGGCGGACGACGTGGTGGAGGCGGTGGGGGCCCGGGCCATCGTGGTCTTCACCGCCACGGGGAGCTCCGCCCGCCGCATCGCCCGCACCCGGCCCCAGGTGCCCATCCTGGCCCTCACCCCGAACCCCGAGGTGGTCCACCAGCTGGCCCTGGTCTGGGGGGTCTGCCCCAGGCTGGCCCCCGACCCCAAGGACACGGACGATATGGTCCGGATTGCCCTAAGGGCGGTGAAGGAGGAAGGGCTGGCCCAGATCGGGGACCGGGTGGTCATCGCCGCGGGGGTGCCCTTCGGGGTGCGGGGAACCACCAACCTCCTCCGGGTGGAGCGGGTGGGTTAA
- the pyrF gene encoding orotidine-5'-phosphate decarboxylase, with protein MDFLLALERPPLVLGVDPRPELHGKDPLADIRRYALEAMEALAPGLCAVKFQLAFFEALGAEGVGLLLELAAAARVFGLPVIFDGKRGDVGSTARAYAEAYLVRFPGSALTVNPYLGLDALAPFLEAARAHGGALFVLVKTSNPGSGFLQDLPVEGRPLYLHLAEALARWEGDGEGFGRVGMVVGATYPEAVAGVRAVAPRAPLLLPGVGAQGGKPLRGPGLLNAASRALFYPGGRPDLEAALKAQAELLKALVE; from the coding sequence ATGGACTTCCTCCTCGCCCTGGAACGCCCCCCCCTGGTCCTGGGGGTGGATCCGAGGCCCGAGCTCCACGGGAAAGACCCCTTGGCGGACATCCGGCGCTACGCCCTCGAGGCCATGGAGGCCCTGGCCCCGGGGCTATGCGCGGTGAAGTTCCAGCTGGCCTTCTTTGAGGCCCTGGGGGCGGAGGGGGTGGGGCTTCTCCTTGAGCTTGCGGCCGCCGCGCGGGTGTTCGGCCTCCCGGTGATCTTTGACGGCAAGCGGGGGGATGTGGGCTCCACCGCCAGGGCCTACGCGGAGGCCTACCTGGTGCGCTTTCCGGGCAGCGCCCTCACCGTGAACCCCTACCTGGGCCTGGACGCCCTTGCCCCCTTTCTGGAGGCGGCCCGGGCCCATGGGGGGGCCCTTTTCGTCCTGGTGAAGACCTCCAACCCGGGCTCGGGCTTCCTCCAGGACCTCCCCGTGGAGGGGCGGCCCCTCTACCTCCACCTGGCGGAGGCCCTGGCCCGTTGGGAGGGGGATGGGGAGGGGTTCGGCCGGGTGGGGATGGTGGTGGGGGCCACCTACCCCGAGGCGGTGGCCGGGGTGCGGGCCGTGGCCCCCAGGGCCCCCCTCCTCCTCCCCGGGGTGGGGGCCCAAGGGGGGAAGCCCTTGAGGGGCCCTGGCCTCCTGAACGCCGCCAGCCGCGCCCTCTTCTACCCCGGGGGGAGGCCGGACCTGGAGGCCGCCCTAAAGGCCCAGGCCGAGCTCCTGAAGGCCCTGGTAGAGTAG
- the argB gene encoding acetylglutamate kinase, protein MSEPLLVKVGGSLKGAEALLEELACYPGPLVLVHGGGPRIGAFLERLGFPTRFEGGLRVTPPEQMEAVEMVLTLVGKELAQGLSQRGRPALALSGRDALLLRGRALPHLGRVGEVVGVEVRPLLALLEAGYTPLLAPIALDEAGPLNVNADTAAGAVAGALGWPVVFLTDVEGVYRDPKDPASRLPHLTRAEALALKAEGVLQGGMIPKVEAALKALEAGAPWAAIARGGPGVLSRVLGGEAGTRFTLEAPGRPA, encoded by the coding sequence TTGAGTGAACCCCTTTTGGTCAAGGTGGGGGGGAGCCTGAAGGGGGCGGAGGCCCTTTTGGAGGAGCTCGCCTGTTACCCCGGCCCCCTGGTCCTGGTCCACGGGGGCGGGCCCCGCATCGGGGCCTTTTTGGAACGGCTTGGCTTCCCCACCCGCTTTGAGGGGGGCCTGAGGGTCACCCCCCCGGAGCAGATGGAGGCCGTGGAGATGGTCCTCACCCTGGTGGGGAAGGAGCTCGCCCAGGGGCTAAGCCAGAGGGGCCGCCCGGCCCTCGCCCTAAGCGGGCGGGACGCCCTTCTCCTAAGGGGCCGGGCCCTGCCCCACCTGGGGCGGGTGGGGGAGGTGGTGGGGGTGGAGGTGAGGCCCCTGCTTGCCCTCCTCGAGGCCGGCTACACCCCCCTCCTCGCCCCCATCGCCCTGGACGAGGCGGGCCCCTTGAACGTGAACGCGGACACCGCCGCGGGGGCGGTGGCGGGGGCCTTGGGCTGGCCCGTGGTCTTCCTCACCGACGTGGAGGGGGTCTACCGGGACCCCAAGGACCCCGCTAGCCGCCTCCCCCACCTGACCCGGGCGGAGGCCCTGGCCCTGAAGGCGGAAGGGGTCCTCCAGGGGGGGATGATCCCCAAGGTGGAGGCGGCCCTAAAGGCCCTGGAGGCGGGGGCCCCTTGGGCGGCCATCGCCCGGGGGGGGCCTGGGGTGCTTTCGCGGGTCCTTGGGGGAGAGGCGGGGACGCGGTTCACCTTAGAAGCCCCAGGAAGGCCCGCATGA